GAAGAGTTGTTCACCTTGTTCCCCGAGTTGCGCGATGCGGCGGGGCCCTATGGTGATACGGCGCGGATGTGTCTGCGCAGACATGAAGCGCAGTTGATGCGCCTGTAAGCGTTGGCGCAGCGCCGCCGGGAAAGGCGGCGCCGTGCCGGAGTGCTTTAGGCGTTACCGTCGGCTTGCGCCGGTGTTTTGGAAACCGCCCCGATGGTGAGCAGAACGGCACCGATGACATAGCCATAGACGCCAAAGCTCAGCACTTCGGAGAGAACGTCGACCACGTCGCCGAAATCATTCATGCTGGGCAGGGGCAGGCCAGCTCTGCTGGCGTCATTTGTCACGCGGATGATTGAAAACGCGATGAGGCCGAGGGGCAGCAGGCCGGCGATGATGGCCAGCCCCTTGCCGCAGCCTTTGGTAAAGGCCAGCGCTGCGACCACGGCGGCAAGGATGAAAGAGGCGAGGAACAACCAGACGCCAATTGGCGCGTCGCCCATGCTTTTAGGGTTTTTCGCGGCTTCGCTGAAAATCTTGAAGGGAGAAATCTCTCCTCCGAAGGGGATGCTGAGCCAGGGAATGAAAAAGGTAATTGCAACAATGGTGGCGAAAATGCCGATGGTTTTCTGAGAGCCCATAAATACTGTCCTTGCTGAAAGTTTCAGCCTGCTTAACGCAAGTGGAATCAGGGATACAAACGGTTTTTGGGACGCGCCGATGCCGCAGGCGCGTGGGTCAGACCTGTTTGCGGGCGCGCAGCGCGGCGGAAATTGTGCCGTCGTCGAGATAGTCGAGCTCTCCGCCGATGGGCACGCCTTGGGCCAGCGAGGTGACCCGAACCGAGCCTTCGAGTTGGTCGGCAATGTAATGCGCCGTGGTCTGACCATCGACCGTGGCGTTCAGCGCGAGGATCACTTCGCTGATGTTTTCGGCGGTGATCCGGTCGATCAGCTTGGGGATGCGCAGCTCTTGCGGGCCGACGGCGTCGAGGGCGGAGAGGGTGCCACCGAGCACATGGTAGCGGCCTTTGAAGACGCCCGACCGCTCCATCGCCCAGAGGTCGGCCACGTCTTCGACAATGCAGAGTTCGCCGGTGGCGCGTTTTTCCGAAGCGCAGATGTCGCAGATGTCAGAGGTGCCGACATTGCCGCAGTTGAGGCATTCACGCGCGGTGACGGCGACCGATTGCATGAGATCGGCCAAAGGATGCAGCAAAAGCGCGCGTTTGCGGATCAGATGCAGCACGGCACGCCGGGCCGAACGGGGGCCGAGACCGGGCAATTTGGCCATCAGTTCGATCAGGTTGTCGATGTCGCGGGTGCTGCTCATTGCCGGGCCTTGCGCGGTGTGGAGGGGGGTGAGGGGCCAGCCCCTCCGATGCAAAATCAAGAATTTTGCATCTCCTCCCCGGGATATTTGGGGCCAAATGAAGGGGCTTAGAAAGGGAGTTTCATATCGGCGGGCAGGCCGAGTTCCTCGGTGATCTTGCTCATTTCGGATTGGGCGCGGTCGGAGGCTTTGCTCTGGGCGTCCTTGATCGCGGCGAGGATCAGGTCTTCGACGACTTCTTTTTCGTCGGGGTTGAAGATCGAGGGGTCGATGTCGAGCGATTTCAGCTCGCCTTTGGCGGAGCAGGTGGCCTTGACGAGGCCGGCGCCGGATTCTCCGGTGACCATCATGGAGTGCATCTCTTCTTGCAGGTTCTCCATCTTGGTTTTCATTTCGCCGGCGGTTTTCATCATTTTGGCCATGTCGCCCATGGCACCCAGTCCTTTGAACATGGGGTCTCCTTTCGGGATTTATGTTGTCTTCTAGATACGTGTGGCGG
This genomic window from Rhodobacteraceae bacterium D3-12 contains:
- a CDS encoding YbaB/EbfC family nucleoid-associated protein: MFKGLGAMGDMAKMMKTAGEMKTKMENLQEEMHSMMVTGESGAGLVKATCSAKGELKSLDIDPSIFNPDEKEVVEDLILAAIKDAQSKASDRAQSEMSKITEELGLPADMKLPF
- the recR gene encoding recombination mediator RecR, whose translation is MSSTRDIDNLIELMAKLPGLGPRSARRAVLHLIRKRALLLHPLADLMQSVAVTARECLNCGNVGTSDICDICASEKRATGELCIVEDVADLWAMERSGVFKGRYHVLGGTLSALDAVGPQELRIPKLIDRITAENISEVILALNATVDGQTTAHYIADQLEGSVRVTSLAQGVPIGGELDYLDDGTISAALRARKQV